In the genome of Tripterygium wilfordii isolate XIE 37 chromosome 19, ASM1340144v1, whole genome shotgun sequence, one region contains:
- the LOC119985247 gene encoding uncharacterized protein LOC119985247 — protein MQESSSLLSISPDRSPSFDTYSFGKLAEIAARVVQEFDDGTVSDSNFYDFSTGSCEQPEQESHDEKNDNNDEDESDGEFEFSIVSRDREFIPITADDIFYNGQIRPVYPLFNTDLISNALCKINEETTTIKTKATSNRLPLRQLFSEERELTSTSCSSSEADELDGAEPGTYCVWTPKKAGESSPRMCKKSGSTGSSKRWKFRDLLNRSHSDGKDTFVFLASINNNKKAGEAKQRTPVSNAKEAKGGVEEESVKLNRAVKESEKRRSYLPYRQDLVGVFTNVYGQTRNFRRY, from the exons ATGCAGGAAAGTAGTTCGCTACTCTCGATCTCTCCGGACAGATCTCCCAGTTTCGACACCTACTCTTTCGGAAAGCTCGCCGAGATTGCTGCCAGAGTCGTTCAAGAATTCGACGATGGAACAGTCTCCGACTCTAATTTCTACGATTTCAGCACCGGGAGTTGTGAACAACCAGAACAAGAAAGTCACGACGAAAAGAACGATAACAACGATGAAGATGAAAGCGATGGAGAGTTTGAGTTTTCAATCGTGAGCAGAGACCGGGAGTTCATACCTATCACCGCTGACGATATCTTCTACAACGGCCAGATCAGGCCGGTCTACCCTCTCTTCAACACAGATTTGATCTCTAACGCGTTGTGCAAAATCAACGAGGAAACCACCACAATTAAAA CCAAAGCGACGTCGAATCGGCTGCCCTTACGGCAGCTGTTTAGCGAAGAGCGCGAACTGACATCTACGTCTTGTTCATCGTCGGAGGCGGACGAACTAGACGGCGCGGAACCAGGCACTTACTGCGTCTGGACTCCGAAAAAGGCGGGAGAGTCGTCACCAAGGATGTGCAAGAAGAGCGGTTCCACAGGTTCGTCGAAGCGGTGGAAGTTTCGAGACCTGTTGAACCGAAGCCACAGCGACGGCAAGGACACGTTCGTGTTCCTGGCATCAATCAATAACAACAAAAAAGCAGGGGAAGCGAAGCAGAGAACACCAGTTTCCAACGCAAAGGAGGCGAAAGGAGGAGTTGAGGAGGAATCTGTAAAACTTAACAGGGCAGTGAAGGAAAGCGAGAAACGGCGGTCTTACTTGCCGTATCGGCAGGACCTGGTTGGGGTTTTCACGAATGTGTATGGGCAAACTCGGAATTTTCGTCGCTATTGA
- the LOC119984990 gene encoding probable inactive poly [ADP-ribose] polymerase SRO5 has translation MENNSDSTPLIPIPIEPAAEVMPENSVENSVDLDDNMPENSVENSVDLDNISFDNDDSQTASDTSVLESEHDALISDGESSAAKGESFGSGLTRLLQGDNVHDQIKRTFLHGLRFLEALPEVVSIDRNSFPGPIGQAKLQAFEMFVKATEERRGGDANVTYAWFPATGDEIRRILQDGFGQDNITNGLCGCGVYLSPDESPTESFKRSVADKYGIHHLLRCRVILGNLEIVPPDSRQSHPFSDQFDSGLAVTGPTTRRYVVWSTYMNTHILPEYVVSFRPPPCLKGFMMTPTSPWISFPALLSLLSKCVPARDMLLISMYYRDHRANKMSRSEMIRQIRKITGDELLIAMIKAFRGKQFASGQHAAVGRAKQGQGGM, from the exons ATGGAAAACAACAGTGATTCAACTCCGCTAATCCCCATCCCCATCGAACCTGCCGCTGAGGTCATGCCAGAGAATAGCGTGGAGAATAGCGTGGACTTGGATGACAACATGCCAGAGAATAGCGTGGAGAATAGCGTGGACTTGGATAACATCTCTTTTGATAATGACGATAGCCAAACTGCAAGTGATACTTCCGTTTTGGAATCAGAGCACGATGCGCTCATTTCTGATGGCGAGAGTAGTGCCGCCAAAGGTGAGTCATTTGGCAGCGGTTTGACAAGGTTGCTTCAAGGAGATAACGTGCATGACCAAATCAAGAGGACATTCCTTCATGGATTGCGTTTTCTTGAAGCGCTACCTGAAGTGGTTTCCATTGACAGGAACTCTTTTCCTGGTCCGATTGGGCAAGCCAAGCTGCAGGCGTTTGAGATGTTTGTGAAAGCCACCGAGGAGAGGCGTGGCGGGGATGCAAATGTCACGTACGCTTGGTTTCCTGCTACAGGAGACGAGATACGCCGCATTTTACAAGATGGTTTTGGTCAAGACAATATCACCAATGGGCTGTGTGGTTGTGGTGTTTATCTCTCACCAGATGAGTCTCCCACAGAAAG TTTTAAAAGAAGCGTTGCCGATAAATATGGGATACACCATTTGCTGCGGTGCCGGGTTATACTGGGGAACTTAGAGATTGTGCCCCCTGATTCCAGGCAATCTCATCCATTTTCTGACCAGTTTGATTCTGGTTTAGCCGTTACCGGGCCTACTACCAGGAGGTATGTAGTCTGGAGTACTTACATGAACACTCATATCTTGCCGGAGTATGTTGTCAGCTTCAGGCCTCCTCCTTGCTTGAAAG GGTTCATGATGACCCCGACTTCACCATGGATATCTTTTCCAGCTCTTCTGTCTTTGCTTTCCAAGTGCGTACCCGCTCGGGATATGCTTTTGATCTCCATGTATTATAGAGATCATAGG GCGAATAAAATGTCGAGAAGTGAGATGATTAGACAGATAAGAAAGATAACAGGAGATGAATTGTTGATTGCGATGATCAAAGCTTTCAGAGGCAAG CAATTTGCATCAGGGCAGCATGCCGCAGTCGGCCGTGCGAAACAGGGTCAGGGAGGGATGTGA